The DNA region CCCTGGCGCCTGACCAATCTCTCTGGCCCTCTTACTGAGTCACCTGTGCCTGCATCCGCCTCTGCCCTGCAGATGGCACGTGAGTCTGGGAAGGCAGACCCTGCACATCCCTGCTGACCTTGCGGGAGGCACCCTCTTGCTGCTCACAGCTGCTGCCCCCGTTAGACCCTAGGCTGCTGCTTTGGGGGTGTGAGGCGATTCCGTGCCCCAGGACACCCTGTCTGGGTCCCTGTAGGTGGGTGCTGGCAGCCAGGGCACTGGGTGTGAGCCTGGACTCTGGACGGGACACGGGTCTCAAGTCGGCCTCCAGGGGTGGGTCTCTGCCCCACACTGAACCTCTGAGCTAGGCATTCCTCCAGTTGCTTCTGGCCCTGGTTGAGTCTGGACTACGGCTGCCAGAGGAAATACcggtgcccagttaaatttgaattttggatCAATAAGTAACATTCACTATAAGAATTTCCCACGCAGTACTTCAGTCATACACTAATAATTAACTCACTGTTTGcttaaaattcagatttaacaGAGTGCTCAGTATTTTTGCTGCTACTTGGCTTCCCCGATCTGGGCACACATGGGGCTCAGGGGCTGCAAATAAATGACTCGGCCTCTGACCAGTAACCTAGCTGAGATCTGTGTGGGGACAAATTGCCTGTTTGTTGCGGGCAGTCTGCACGGCCTCTGTGGGAGCAGGAGGCAACTGGCCTGCGGCCCCAGCGGGCTTGGCAGGTGGAAAACAACTGAATGAAGGAGCCATTCCTGGAAGAGGCGCCGGTGTGGGCTGGACCTGGCTGCTTGTTTCTGCTGTCACACTTTGCTTTGTGCTTTGAGATGAGAGAGGAGAGATGCAGAATGGCACGCTGAGGTTACAGTTGCACAATTATTTATTCGCAGCTCTTATGGAGAGGGAGCAACAGAGGAGGTTGAAGTGGTGTCTGAAGTCTGTTTATTTTGGGGGTGTTTCTTCTTCCACATGCCCCGACCCAGGATGTCCCCGTTTTGATGGGGTGAATGTGGGAAGGCTGCTGGGAGCTCATGCGTGTGTTCCAAATGCCCCCTGCCCCAGGGCAGTGAACCGTTCTGCCACTCTCTGGCATCTGGGAGCAACCCTGTAGGAAGCAACCAGTGACTGCTTTCTCTACGCGGCCACTGCTGTCATGGTCACCTGGTGGTGAGTGAATTCACATTCACCAACTTCTGTTGTGCATCCCCCGTGTGACAGGTGAGGACCTCGTTGCTCTCATAGTGAGGGTGGGCATCACCCACCTGGCCTCTCTTACTAAGTCAGAGGACTTCCCACCAGGCGTGCACACCCGCTTGGCTGCAGCTGCAATCCCCGAGGCAGGCTGCCGGGACTCACCTGTCTATTTAAGTGGCCTGTGctgaatgcattcattctgggaagaGGCTCCCTGAAGCTGGGCCCTGGGAGCTCAGGACAGGGAGCTCAGCTAGCCAGGGACCCTCTCCCAGCATGCAGGGCCATATGCCCTGGAGGCACTgtggacagtgcctggcattctGGTCTGGATGTCTGCCTACATGCCCTGGGCCAGCTCCTGAGAAGGGCTTGTCCTTGGTGGGGTTGAGAATGGTGATAGCAGAGCCCCAGGGAGCTCGTATGGCTCTGGGGTCTGTGCCAGCTCCGTGTCCCAACAGTCCAAGGAGACCCCAGTCTGCAAACGAGCTCAGCACCTCTTACCTTCAGGATGGAAATTCCTCCTAAACCCCTGCTGGCCCTGGAAGTGGGTCTAGCCATGTCTTTCTAGGTCCAGTGCCTGCCTCTCCTCTGAGTTCATCTTGCCACCATGGTCCCATCTCTCTCAGTGTCCCCTTCAGGCTGTGCCCATTGCAGGACAATCTTCCCGACACAAATGAGCCGGGCATCGCCTTTCTATGCCCCTTGTGTAGGGTGGGTGGAGGCTCCCGACCTGGGCCTGTTCACCTTGGGGTCTGGACTTACCTGGAGACCCTGCTGGTCCAGAGGCTGTAACCTgaggttaaaataaaatatcttacaGGGCTCAGGAGTGTGAACCCCTCGATGGCGTCTCCTTACCTTcctgcccttttctttttttaaattttattttgttatcattaatctacaattacatgaagaacattatgtttactaggctctcccctacatcaagtccccctcacaaaccccattatagtcactgtccatcagcatagtaagatgttgtagaatcactacttgtcttctctgtgttgcacagccatccctatccccccacccccacattatacatgctaatcttaataccccccttctcccccccttctccctccctacccacccatcctccccagtctctttccctttggtacctgttagtccattcttgggttctgtgattctgcttctgttttgttcctttagtttttcctttgttcttatactccacatatgagtgagataatttggtatttgtctttctccggttggcttatttcacagagcataataacctctagctccatccgtgttgttgcaaatggtaggatttgttttcttcttatggctgaataatattccattgtgtacatgtaccacatcttctttatccattcatctactgatggacacttaggttgcttccatatcttggctattgtaaatagtgctgcgataaacataggggtgcatctgtctttttcaaactggagtgctgcattcttagggtaaattcctagacgtggaattcctgggtcaaatggtaagtctgttttgagcattttgaggaacctccatattgctttccacaatggttgaactaatttccattcccaccagcagtgcaggagggttcccctttctccacaacctcgccaacatttgttgttgtttgtcttttggatggtagcctcTGCCCTTTTCTTGTGTTTTCTGTTGTGGGGTTTTTAGAAACATCAATATTATCAGTGTTCTAAAATGCTTCCCTGTATGCCTTGTGGGCAAGGTGTGATTCCTTTCACTGAAGCCTCTgcacagcaatggacaccatcaccaaaacaaaaaggcagcctgttGGATGGGAGAATAATTGGCAAACttatatctgacaaggggataatatacaaaatatataaagaactcatacaactcaatagcaaaaccacaatttaaaaatgggcaaaggacctgaaaatacattttctcagAGAAGTCCTACAGGTGCCCATAATGCaaagtgctccacatcactagtcatcagggaaatgcagatcaaagccAGAAGGAGATACCGTCTCACGCCTGTTAGAACGGCCGTCATCAAAAGGACAAGAGGTCATACATGTCGGCGAGCATGTGGAGGATACGGGGCCCTCGTGCGCTGCTGGTCGGCATGTAAAgcagtgcagccactttggagaaACTGGAGGTTGTTTCTTTAAGTTAACGAGCCAGAGCTTATTACTATAAATTGAAACATTCATgtcattgttttcctttccagTGTGATGGCTCATTAAATGTAAtcaattatttttagtttttcagttATAAATAAAATCCACCCATTCTTTACAAGGAAGAAGGGGGCCCCAGCAGACGTAATCAGCTGTTCCCCATGGCATCTGGGAACCAGACCTCTGTGACCCTCTTCATCCTGCAGAGCTTCACCGACGACCCCTGGCTCCGGGCTGCCCTCTTCTGCCTCTTCTTGGCCCTGTTTGCCGTGGCCCTAGCTGGCAATGGGCTGATTATTGCCGCCATCCGCTGCAGCCCcaacctccacacccccatgtacttcttcctggtcAACCTGGCCATGCTGGACATGATCTGCACCCTGTCCATCCTCCCCAAGGTCCTGCAGAGCCTGGTCGGTGAGAGCACCATCACCTTCTGGGGCTGCCTCAGCCAGATGTTCTTCTTCACCTGGTCGCTGAGCTCGGAGCTGCTTCTCTTCACCGCCATGGCCTACGACCGCTACCTGGCCATCTGCCGCCCTCTGCATTATGGCGCCCTGATGAGCGTGAGGGTCTGCCTCACCCTGGCCGTCTTTGTGTGGTCCACAGGGACACTCACTGCCTTCGTGCTCACAGGCCTGGTGCTGCGTCTGTCCTTCTGCGGCCCCCAGCTAATTGCACACTTTTTCTGTGAGATCCCACCGGTGctgctgctctcctgcagcccaacTTTCATTAACAATGTGACGACCATGGTCGCTGACATGTTCTTCTCTGGGATGAACTTCCTGCTCACCATGACTTCCTATGGCTTCATCATTGCCAGCATCCTGCGTATCCGCTCAGCAGAGGGCAAGCGGagggccttctccacctgctcctcccacctcgtGGTGGTCTCTGTGTACTACTCCACCGTGCTCTACACCTACATCCGCCCGGGCCTGGGGTCTGCTGGGCTCCTGGACAAGGCTGTTGCCGTTCTGTATACCATTGTGACTCCCACTCTCAACCCCCTTATTTACACCCTGAGAAACAAGGAATTCAAAGCATCCCTTAGAAAACTCTTGCTGTTCTTCACCAAGTGACTCgtgaagaggatgcaaaaggtcTGAACTTCAGAAGCAATGGGACCACAGCCTGAGAAATTCCCCTTATCTTTGTCCAAAGGGCTCCGTATATAGAAAGTAGTCACTCTTTGTACTTTACTTAAGAGTGATTCATGAACCTCAAATGTTTGCTGAGCCTTGAAGCAATGCTTGCACAGTAATAGAATAACCATTTGCACATTCAGTTCTCTTCaccattaaaatactttttagaCTCATTTCATCAAATCCCACTGTTTGCTAAAGCACAAATACAGGTGCATTTAAATGTATGTCTGTTTAAATGTCTCAGGCCACACAAGCAATAAAACATGGGCAAATTGTCACAGTGATGACACACATGCTACACCATACTTGAACCTGCTGTAAGATTCTTGGTGTCATAGGTATGGTTGCCttttcatcttttccattttatttcatatttatcagGGGCTTCATTCATTGAGTAGTCCTGAAAAGGAAAACTACCCTTAGCAACTAGAAGTGTCGCCAGTCTGAGGTACCCACCCTCTGATTTTTTGGACCCTGGTCTGATGGCAGTGCCCAGGACGCTCTGGCCCAAGCACCCAGCCTCTTCCTAGGGCTGCTTCCTGCCAGGGGCTCACTGTCTTCCTGGCTCTGGCAGGAGGTTTTGTGCCCCATGACTGTCCTGTGTGACAAGCTACATGTGATATGTGATGTCAGCACAACTCCTGCCCCCATCAGGTCTGGATGCCTTGGCCTCACTGCAGACACGTAGACATAGTGAGGGTCATGTTATCTTTCCGGGTCTCTCTCTGGTACATCTGGCTGTGGAAAACTCTTGTAAATCTAAATCCCTATGAAATAAAGTCACACATGTCTCGTTTCAGCTACCCTTTTATactataattatctttttttgattttatttattaaggtatcattgatatacaattttatgaaggtatcacatgagcaacattgtggttacaacattcacccatattatcaagtcccccacacccaccccattgcagtcactatccatcagcttagtaagatgttatagaataactacttgttgTCCGTGGTGTACTGCtcttgtgacctacctatattgttttttttacatgaagaacattatgtttactaggttttcccctaccccaagtcccccccacaagccccattgcagtcactgtccatcagcattttaaaatgttgtagaatcactacttgtcttctctgtattgcacagccctcccctttcccccaccccccacattatacatgctatcataatacccccttccttcatccccgcccttatccctcccttccctcccatcctccccagtctctttccctttggtaactgttagtccattcttgggttctgtgattctgctgctgttttgttccttcagtttttcttttgttcttatactccaccgatgagtgaaatcatttggtatttgtctttgtccgcttggcttatttcactgagcataataacctctagctccatccatgttgttgcaaatggtaggatttgttttcttcttatggctgagtaatattccattgtatatatgtaccacaccttctttatccattcatctactgatggacacttaggctgcttccatttcttggctattgtaagtagtgctgcaataaacataggggtgcatctgtctttttcaaactggagtgctgcattcttagggtaaattcctagacgtggaattcctgggtcaaatggtaagtctattttgagcattttgaggaacctccatattgctttccacaatggttgaactaatttccattcccaccagcagtggaggagggttcccctttctccacaacctcgccaacatttgttgttgtttgtctattggatggcagccatccttactggtgtgaggtgatacctcattgtggttttaatttgcagttctctgataattagcgatgtggagcatcttttcatgtgtctgctggccatctgaatttcttctttggagaactgtctgttcaactcatctgcccatttttaattggattatttgctttttgtttgttgaggtgcgtgagctctttatatattttggatgtcaagccttta from Manis pentadactyla isolate mManPen7 chromosome 8, mManPen7.hap1, whole genome shotgun sequence includes:
- the LOC118934297 gene encoding olfactory receptor 13A1-like gives rise to the protein MASGNQTSVTLFILQSFTDDPWLRAALFCLFLALFAVALAGNGLIIAAIRCSPNLHTPMYFFLVNLAMLDMICTLSILPKVLQSLVGESTITFWGCLSQMFFFTWSLSSELLLFTAMAYDRYLAICRPLHYGALMSVRVCLTLAVFVWSTGTLTAFVLTGLVLRLSFCGPQLIAHFFCEIPPVLLLSCSPTFINNVTTMVADMFFSGMNFLLTMTSYGFIIASILRIRSAEGKRRAFSTCSSHLVVVSVYYSTVLYTYIRPGLGSAGLLDKAVAVLYTIVTPTLNPLIYTLRNKEFKASLRKLLLFFTK